The proteins below come from a single Dioscorea cayenensis subsp. rotundata cultivar TDr96_F1 unplaced genomic scaffold, TDr96_F1_v2_PseudoChromosome.rev07_lg8_w22 25.fasta BLBR01001787.1, whole genome shotgun sequence genomic window:
- the LOC120256990 gene encoding pentatricopeptide repeat-containing protein At1g22960, mitochondrial-like isoform X1 yields MPMLLFSAASKARALSSSSSSSSTFIKLRFSNLLTEKPHFETLILGTIDAYPSAFTPAFRPPDRLKPLISNTALFLSALDSIRKRPRLALRFFRWAELQPGFPRCEMAFVGVLEILADSDLTRAAYAVMERVLALGLHGILDLLIQGYANSAATIKLLDLLLWVYTRHSMAERSLSTFYRMVRSGFFPDVKNCNRVLRLLRDKRQWVQVRDVFEEMRNVGILPTVVTYNTMLDSFFKEDNAQDALELLGKMLNKGFSFNDVTYNVLINGYSKMGEFEEAKRWVSKMWTSGLQVTAFTYNPLIYGYCSKGWMHEALHFRDEMVRRGISPTVTTYNILIDGLCKKGWVTLAREKFCEMGEMNLVPDIVTYNSLIYGYCRVGDLREAFLLVDDLRVQGLAPTLITYNTLIDGLCRTGELEEGKEVKDHMVESGFQPDVFTYTILVNGSCKMGKLAMAKEFFNEMLWIGLQPDGFAYTTRIVGELQLGSASEAFKLGEEMIARGITPDTVSYNVQIDGLCKMGNIDEAYNLLLKMVKDGVPPDCVTCSCIIHALCQKGYLSKAWAMYDNMISSGLSPSVITYTILIHAYANRGDLESAFTFFSEMRESDVLPNEITYNALINGFCGKDLELAYEYFIEMQKRGLSPNKYTYTLLINEHCNRGDWNEALRLYGEMHEKGVQPDSCAQSVLFKRFGEEHKDHAISYLENVVLGN; encoded by the coding sequence ATGCCCATGCTCCTCTTCTCCGCCGCCTCTAAAGCCCGAGCATTATCGTCTTCGTCATCCTCCTCTTCTACATTCATCAAGCTACGGTTCTCCAATCTCCTCACCGAGAAACCCCAtttcgaaaccctaatccttggCACCATTGACGCCTATCCTTCCGCTTTTACCCCTGCCTTCCGTCCTCCTGATCGCCTCAAGCCCTTAATCTCTAATACCGCCCTCTTCCTCTCCGCACTCGACTCCATCCGTAAGCGCCCCAGGCTCGCCCTTCGCTTCTTCCGCTGGGCTGAGCTTCAGCCGGGGTTCCCCCGCTGCGAGATGGCCTTCGTTGGCGTTCTTGAGATTCTCGCCGACAGCGATCTCACCCGCGCGGCGTACGCTGTGATGGAGAGAGTTCTGGCATTGGGCTTGCATGGAATTCTTGATCTTTTGATCCAAGGGTATGCGAACTCCGCTGCGACGATCAAGCTTCTTGATCTTCTTTTATGGGTTTATACCCGGCACTCGATGGCAGAGCGCTCGCTTTCCACTTTTTACAGGATGGTGCGCAGTGGGTTCTTCCCGGATGTTAAGAACTGCAACAGGGTGTTGAGGCTTTTGAGAGATAAGCGGCAGTGGGTGCAGGTGAGAGACGTCTTCGAGGAGATGAGAAATGTTGGGATCTTGCCCACTGTTGTTACTTATAATACCATGCTTGATTCGTTTTTCAAGGAGGACAATGCTCAAGATGCTTTGGAACTCTTGGGGAAGATGCTTAACAAGGGTTTCTCTTTCAATGATGTCACTTACAACGTTCTGATCAATGGTTACTCCAAAATGGGGGAGTTTGAGGAGGCTAAGAGGTGGGTTTCAAAGATGTGGACTTCCGGTTTGCAGGTAACTGCCTTCACCTACAACCCTTTGATTTATGGGTATTGTTCTAAAGGTTGGATGCATGAGGCATTGCATTTTAGAGATGAGATGGTGAGGAGAGGGATTTCTCCCACCGTTACCACTTACAATATTTTGATTGATGGCCTTTGTAAGAAGGGATGGGTAACACTGGCTAGGGAGAAGTTTTGTGAGATGGGTGAGATGAATTTGGTGCCAGACATTGTTACGTACAATTCTTTGATATATGGATATTGTCGTGTGGGTGATCTCAGGGAGGCCTTCTTATTGGTTGATGATTTGAGGGTTCAGGGCCTTGCCCCCACTTTGATCACTTATAATACTCTTATAGATGGTCTTTGTAGAACAGGTGAGCTCGAAGAGGGGAAGGAGGTCAAAGACCATATGGTTGAATCAGGGTTCCAGCCTGATGTTTTCACCTATACAATTCTCGTGAATGGTTCTTGTAAGATGGGAAAGCTCGCTATGGCTAAGGAATTCTTCAATGAGATGCTATGGATAGGCTTGCAACCTGATGGATTTGCATACACGACAAGGATAGTTGGTGAATTGCAGCTTGGGTCAGCCTCTGAAGCTTTCAAACTAGGAGAAGAAATGATTGCAAGAGGCATTACTCCAGATACAGTGAGTTATAATGTTCAAATTGATGGGCTATGCAAGATGGGTAATATTGACGAGGCTTATAACTTGTTGCTGAAGATGGTTAAAGATGGGGTTCCACCAGATTGTGTCACTTGTTCCTGCATAATTCATGCTCTTTGTCAGAAAGGGTATCTGAGTAAAGCGTGGGCCATGTATGATAACATGATCAGTAGTGGTCTATCCCCATCAGTCATCACCTACACAATTTTGATTCATGCTTATGCTAATAGGGGAGATCTTGAATCAGCATTCACTTTCTTCTCAGAAATGCGGGAGAGTGATGTGCTGCCTAATGAAATTACATACAATGCACTTATAAATGGGTTCTGTGGAAAGGACCTTGAATTGGCTTATGAGTATTTTATTGAGATGCAGAAGAGAGGTTTGTCTcctaataaatatacatacacTTTGCTTATTAATGAGCATTGCAATAGGGGAGATTGGAATGAAGCTCTTAGATTATATGGTGAGATGCATGAGAAAGGCGTTCAACCTGATTCTTGTGCTCAGTCAGTGTTGTTCAAACGATTTGGTGAAGAACACAAGGATCATGCTATTAGTTACTTAGAAAATGTTGTTCTTGGCAACTGA
- the LOC120256990 gene encoding pentatricopeptide repeat-containing protein At1g22960, mitochondrial-like isoform X2: MPMLLFSAASKARALSSSSSSSSTFIKLRFSNLLTEKPHFETLILGTIDAYPSAFTPAFRPPDRLKPLISNTALFLSALDSIRKRPRLALRFFRWAELQPGFPRCEMAFVGVLEILADSDLTRAAYAVMERVLALGLHGILDLLIQGYANSAATIKLLDLLLWVYTRHSMAERSLSTFYRMVRSGFFPDVKNCNRVLRLLRDKRQWVQEDNAQDALELLGKMLNKGFSFNDVTYNVLINGYSKMGEFEEAKRWVSKMWTSGLQVTAFTYNPLIYGYCSKGWMHEALHFRDEMVRRGISPTVTTYNILIDGLCKKGWVTLAREKFCEMGEMNLVPDIVTYNSLIYGYCRVGDLREAFLLVDDLRVQGLAPTLITYNTLIDGLCRTGELEEGKEVKDHMVESGFQPDVFTYTILVNGSCKMGKLAMAKEFFNEMLWIGLQPDGFAYTTRIVGELQLGSASEAFKLGEEMIARGITPDTVSYNVQIDGLCKMGNIDEAYNLLLKMVKDGVPPDCVTCSCIIHALCQKGYLSKAWAMYDNMISSGLSPSVITYTILIHAYANRGDLESAFTFFSEMRESDVLPNEITYNALINGFCGKDLELAYEYFIEMQKRGLSPNKYTYTLLINEHCNRGDWNEALRLYGEMHEKGVQPDSCAQSVLFKRFGEEHKDHAISYLENVVLGN; the protein is encoded by the exons ATGCCCATGCTCCTCTTCTCCGCCGCCTCTAAAGCCCGAGCATTATCGTCTTCGTCATCCTCCTCTTCTACATTCATCAAGCTACGGTTCTCCAATCTCCTCACCGAGAAACCCCAtttcgaaaccctaatccttggCACCATTGACGCCTATCCTTCCGCTTTTACCCCTGCCTTCCGTCCTCCTGATCGCCTCAAGCCCTTAATCTCTAATACCGCCCTCTTCCTCTCCGCACTCGACTCCATCCGTAAGCGCCCCAGGCTCGCCCTTCGCTTCTTCCGCTGGGCTGAGCTTCAGCCGGGGTTCCCCCGCTGCGAGATGGCCTTCGTTGGCGTTCTTGAGATTCTCGCCGACAGCGATCTCACCCGCGCGGCGTACGCTGTGATGGAGAGAGTTCTGGCATTGGGCTTGCATGGAATTCTTGATCTTTTGATCCAAGGGTATGCGAACTCCGCTGCGACGATCAAGCTTCTTGATCTTCTTTTATGGGTTTATACCCGGCACTCGATGGCAGAGCGCTCGCTTTCCACTTTTTACAGGATGGTGCGCAGTGGGTTCTTCCCGGATGTTAAGAACTGCAACAGGGTGTTGAGGCTTTTGAGAGATAAGCGGCAGTGGGTGCAG GAGGACAATGCTCAAGATGCTTTGGAACTCTTGGGGAAGATGCTTAACAAGGGTTTCTCTTTCAATGATGTCACTTACAACGTTCTGATCAATGGTTACTCCAAAATGGGGGAGTTTGAGGAGGCTAAGAGGTGGGTTTCAAAGATGTGGACTTCCGGTTTGCAGGTAACTGCCTTCACCTACAACCCTTTGATTTATGGGTATTGTTCTAAAGGTTGGATGCATGAGGCATTGCATTTTAGAGATGAGATGGTGAGGAGAGGGATTTCTCCCACCGTTACCACTTACAATATTTTGATTGATGGCCTTTGTAAGAAGGGATGGGTAACACTGGCTAGGGAGAAGTTTTGTGAGATGGGTGAGATGAATTTGGTGCCAGACATTGTTACGTACAATTCTTTGATATATGGATATTGTCGTGTGGGTGATCTCAGGGAGGCCTTCTTATTGGTTGATGATTTGAGGGTTCAGGGCCTTGCCCCCACTTTGATCACTTATAATACTCTTATAGATGGTCTTTGTAGAACAGGTGAGCTCGAAGAGGGGAAGGAGGTCAAAGACCATATGGTTGAATCAGGGTTCCAGCCTGATGTTTTCACCTATACAATTCTCGTGAATGGTTCTTGTAAGATGGGAAAGCTCGCTATGGCTAAGGAATTCTTCAATGAGATGCTATGGATAGGCTTGCAACCTGATGGATTTGCATACACGACAAGGATAGTTGGTGAATTGCAGCTTGGGTCAGCCTCTGAAGCTTTCAAACTAGGAGAAGAAATGATTGCAAGAGGCATTACTCCAGATACAGTGAGTTATAATGTTCAAATTGATGGGCTATGCAAGATGGGTAATATTGACGAGGCTTATAACTTGTTGCTGAAGATGGTTAAAGATGGGGTTCCACCAGATTGTGTCACTTGTTCCTGCATAATTCATGCTCTTTGTCAGAAAGGGTATCTGAGTAAAGCGTGGGCCATGTATGATAACATGATCAGTAGTGGTCTATCCCCATCAGTCATCACCTACACAATTTTGATTCATGCTTATGCTAATAGGGGAGATCTTGAATCAGCATTCACTTTCTTCTCAGAAATGCGGGAGAGTGATGTGCTGCCTAATGAAATTACATACAATGCACTTATAAATGGGTTCTGTGGAAAGGACCTTGAATTGGCTTATGAGTATTTTATTGAGATGCAGAAGAGAGGTTTGTCTcctaataaatatacatacacTTTGCTTATTAATGAGCATTGCAATAGGGGAGATTGGAATGAAGCTCTTAGATTATATGGTGAGATGCATGAGAAAGGCGTTCAACCTGATTCTTGTGCTCAGTCAGTGTTGTTCAAACGATTTGGTGAAGAACACAAGGATCATGCTATTAGTTACTTAGAAAATGTTGTTCTTGGCAACTGA
- the LOC120256993 gene encoding LOW QUALITY PROTEIN: cell division protein FtsZ homolog 2-1, chloroplastic-like (The sequence of the model RefSeq protein was modified relative to this genomic sequence to represent the inferred CDS: deleted 2 bases in 2 codons): MAVQVPCFMQFDCRCSVGVSAIPGGRVLAENWTSRNTSLRAIDERSTLSGLWQRSVSCSPRFRCSANSHNIGSYSNRDPFLYLHPEVSALRGEGNNTVIDPRKEALTGNVTENLRDSSLPNNYNEAKIKVIGVGGGGSNAVNRMIESSMKGVEFWIVNTDVQAMRMSPVYPENRLQIGQELTRGLGAGGNPDIGMNAANESKESIQEAVSGADMVFVTAGMGGGTGTGGAPIIAGIAKSMGILTVGIVTTPFSFEGRRRAVQAQEGIAALRSNVDTLIVIPNDKLLTAVSPNTPVTEAFNLADDILEQGVRGISDIILVPGLVNVDFADVRAIMANAGSSLMGIGTATGKSRARDAALNAIQSPLLDIGIERATGIVWNITGGNDLTLHEVNAAAEVIYDLVDPSANLIFGAVIDQSLTGQVSITLIATGFKRQEETEGGSLQGTQSGGHGDGLGMNRRQSSSITEGNLVEIPEFLRKKGRSRFPRA, from the exons ATGGCAGTTCAAGTCCCGTGTTTTATGCAGTTTGATTGTCGATGCTCAGTTGGAGTCTCAGCCATTCCAGGTGGGAGAGTTCTGGCTGAGAACTGGACAAGCAGAAATACTTCACTGAGAGCAATTGATGAGAGGAGCACTCTTTCAGGTTTATGGCAGAGAAGTGTTTCATGCTCTCCGCGTTTTAGATGTTCGGCGAACTCTCATAATATTGGCTCATACTCCAATAGGGATCCTTTCTTGTATCTGCATCCTGAAGTCTCAGCGCTGAGAGGAGAGGGTAATAACACTGTGATTGATCCAAGGAAAGAAGCGCTTACTGGCAATGTGACTGAAAATTTAAGGGACTCATCTCTTCCAAATAACTACAATGAGGCCAAGATAAAAGTTATTGGTGTTGGTGGTGGAGGATCCAACGCTGTCAACAGAATGATAGAAAGCTCCATGAAAGGTGTGGAATTTTGGATTGTGAATACTGATGTTCAAGCAATGAGGATGTCGCCTGTTTATCCAGAGAACCGCTTGCAGATTGGCCAGGAGTTAACAAGAGGTCTTGGTGCTGGTGGGAATCCTGATATTGGTATGAATGCTGCCAATGAAAGCAAAGAGTCTATACAAGAGGCTGTGTCTGGCGCTGACATGGTCTTTGTGACG GCTGGAATGGGAGGAGGGACTGGAACTGGTGGTGCTCCTATTATTGCAGGGATTGCTAAGTCAATGGGCATCTTGACTGTTGGTATTGTTACCACTCCA TTTTCATTTGAAGGACGGAGGCGTGCGGTTCAGGCACAAGAAGGAATTGCAGCATTGAGAAGCAATGTTGATACACTTATTGTCATTCCA AATGATAAGCTGCTAACTGCTGTTTCTCCCAATACTCCTGTGACAGAAGCATTTAACTTGGCTGATGATATACTTGAGCAAGGTGTTCGTGGCATCTCAGACATAATCCTG GTCCCAGGTCTAGTCAATGTTGACTTTGCTGATGTTCGGGCAATTATGGCTAATGCTGGCTCATCATTAATGGGTATAGGAACTGCTACAG GTAAGTCAAGGGCAAGAGATGCTGCACTAAATGCTATTCAGTCTCCCTTATTAGATATTGGCATTGAAAGAGCTACCGGGATTGTGTGGAACATAACCGGAGGAAATGATTTAACACTACATGAG GTCaatgctgctgctgaagtgatTTATGACCTTGTCGATCCAAGTGCAAACCTAATATTTGGTGCAGTGATCGATCAGTCACTAACCGGTCAA GTGAGTATAACTCTAATTGCAACTGGATTCAAACGGCAAGAAGAAACTGAAGGCGGCTCTTTGCAG GGAACTCAATCAGGAGGTCATGGAGATGGTCTGGGAATGAACAGGCGCCAATCCTCTTCCATCACTGAAGGAAACCTTGTGGAAATCCCAGAGTTTTTAAGAAAGAAAGGCCGTTCCCGTTTTCCAAGAGCTTGA